The following coding sequences are from one Capsicum annuum cultivar UCD-10X-F1 chromosome 3, UCD10Xv1.1, whole genome shotgun sequence window:
- the LOC107864201 gene encoding peptide-N4-(N-acetyl-beta-glucosaminyl)asparagine amidase A, translating into MRSSDDTPFLLLLLLFFFTFIAPFSSSQPQHHSHFIKHTLPHNSNPPHPYIEITRPLTFTNLTTPSCSLPLFTYNFGNTYGLPPVSVPYSPPFNCSWTHVVLQFNASCKGEQYDRIAAVWLDGAELLRTSTAEPTDDGIYWTVTKDITKYTSILVKENITLSVMLENLVNDIFTGIYHVNVTFLYYDVKNVTGIKLDNYVDNGISMGVSKLGSSLGSDDRPADLVLPISANGDNGLWFRIESELELFGQGVVIPRNTIKAVMEIYVSFHGNDEFWYSNPPDSYIQMNNLTTKRGHGAYREVLLKIDDYLVGSLVPFPVVFTGGINPLFWEPVVSIGAFDLPSYDIDLTPFLGLLLDDKAHFLSLGVADSVPFWLVDGNLHLWIDNSALPCQVHAKVLDYGTPMFNIERSSSFQGLDGSCEIDMRRKSKVSGWVNSTSGNLTTIVSRELKFKNKIKFYLNGTEKRVKQNVREKTVVSVLSDTGITISQTTMKKIYPLSMTTRNLPSSENDTILMLTDLVHEWRAKKSIGGLSISLINRQKCSGGMVVQDHDVLFGGATTQQTYSYRDEVGCYSRIILATNATLINDTASSLCAASL; encoded by the coding sequence ATGCGATCCTCCGACGATACTCcttttctcctcctcctcctcctcttcttcttcaccTTCATTGCCCCATTTTCGTCTTCACAACCACAGCACCAttctcatttcatcaaacacactCTTCCCCACAACAGTAATCCACCACATCCATACATCGAAATCACTCGCCCATTAACCTTCACTAACCTCACTACTCCATCCTGCTCTCTTCCCTTATTCACCTACAACTTCGGTAACACATATGGACTTCCACCTGTCTCCGTCCCTTACTCCCCTCCCTTCAATTGCTCTTGGACACATGTAGTTCTCCAGTTCAATGCATCTTGCAAAGGCGAACAGTACGACCGTATAGCCGCTGTTTGGTTAGACGGTGCTGAGCTCCTCCGTACCAGCACTGCTGAACCCACTGATGACGGAATTTACTGGACTGTAACGAAAGACATCACCAAGTATACTTCTATTCTTGTTAAGGAGAATATTACTCTTTCTGTTATGCTGGAAAATCTGGTTAACGACATTTTCACTGGAATCTATCATGTCAATGTCACTTTCCTATACTATGACGTGAAGAACGTTACAGGGATTAAATTGGACAATTATGTTGATAATGGGATTTCAATGGGAGTGAGCAAACTGGGAAGTTCGCTGGGTTCAGATGACAGACCAGCGGATTTGGTATTGCCGATTTCGGCAAATGGAGATAATGGTCTTTGGTTCCGAATAGAAAGTGAATTGGAATTGTTTGGGCAAGGAGTTGTGATTCCGAGGAATACCATCAAAGCTGTGATGGAGATTTATGTATCATTTCACGGGAATGATGAGTTCTGGTACTCAAATCCGCCGGATTCATATATACAGATGAACAATTTGACGACAAAGAGAGGACATGGAGCGTATAGGGAAGTTTTGTTGAAGATAGATGACTATTTGGTGGGATCTTTGGTACCATTTCCGGTAGTTTTCACAGGAGGAATCAATCCTTTGTTCTGGGAACCGGTGGTTTCGATTGGTGCCTTTGATCTTCcttcttatgatattgatttaacGCCATTTTTGGGGCTGCTGCTTGATGATAAAGCTCACTTTTTGAGTCTTGGAGTGGCAGATAGTGTCCCATTTTGGTTAGTGGATGGGAATTTGCATCTATGGATAGATAATTCTGCATTGCCATGTCAAGTTCACGCTAAAGTTCTTGATTATGGTACTCCTATGTTTAACATTGAGCGATCTTCGAGCTTTCAAGGTCTTGATGGGTCATGTGAGATTGATATGAGGAGGAAGAGCAAGGTGTCGGGATGGGTGAATTCAACTTCAGGAAATTTAACTACAATAGTTTCCAGAGAATTGAAATTTAAGAATAAGATAAAGTTCTATCTTAATGGTACTGAAAAAAGGGTAAAACAGAATGTGAGAGAAAAGACTGTAGTAAGTGTACTGTCTGATACAGGTATCACGATTTCTCAGACCACCATGAAGAAGATATATCCTCTTAGCATGACCACTAGGAATTTGCCTTCATCGGAGAACGATACAATCTTGATGCTTACTGATCTAGTCCATGAATGGAGGGCGAAGAAGTCCATTGGGGGTTTATCCATCTCCTTGATAAATCGGCAGAAATGCAGTGGGGGGATGGTTGTTCAAGATCATGATGTACTCTTTGGTGGAGCTACCACTCAACAAACTTATTCTTATAGGGATGAAGTTGGTTGCTATTCTCGGATCATTTTAGCTACCAATGCCACACTTATCAACGACACTGCAAGCAGTCTTTGTGCGGCTTCCTTATAG
- the LOC107864198 gene encoding eukaryotic translation initiation factor 2 subunit alpha homolog isoform X1 encodes MATNSPNLECRMYESKYPEVDQAVMIQVKSMADSGAYVSLLEYNNIEGMILFSELSRRRIRSISSLIKVGRIEPVMVLRVDKEKGYIDLSKRRVSEEDISACEERYNKSKLVHSIMRHVAETMKIDLEDLYIHVGWPLYRKYGHAFEAFKLVVSDPDSILNSLTREVKEIGPDGKEVTKVAPALSEEVKDALVKNIKRRMTPQPLKIRADIEMKCFQFDGVLHIKEAMRKAEAAGNDDCPVKIKLVAPPAYVLNTQTLDKEQGIAILTKAIAACTEEIERHKGKLAVKEAPRAVSEREDKLLAEQMAKLGRENEEISGDEDSEEEEDSGMGEVDVENSGTGIRE; translated from the exons ATGGCGACTAACTCTCCGAATCTGGAATGTCGAATGTATGAATCGAAGTACCCAGAAGTAGACCAAGCAGTGATGATACAGGTGAAAAGCATGGCTGATAGTGGGGCCTATGTTTCCCTTCTGGAGTACAATAACATTGAAGGAATGATTCTTTTCTCTGAGCTCTCTCGCCGTCGTATTCGGAGTATTAGTAGTCTTATCAAAGTTGGACGCATCGAACCTGTTATGGTTCTTAGGGTTGATAAGGAGAAAGGATATATCGATCTCAGTAAACGTAGGGTTTCTGAAGAAGATATTTCGGCTTGTGAGGAGAGGTATAATAAGAGTAAGCTTGTTCATTCTATCATGCGTCATGTTGCTGAAACCATGAAAATTGATCTGGAG GACTTGTACATTCATGTAGGTTGGCCTTTATACAGAAAATATGGTCatgcttttgag GCATTCAAATTGGTTGTCAGTGATCCAGATTCAATTCTTAATTCCCTCACCCGTGAAGTTAAAGAAATTGGCCCTGATGGGAAGGAG GTAACTAAGGTTGCTCCTGCTTTATCTGAGGAAGTTAAAGATGCATTAGTCAAGAATATTAAGAGAAGAATGACTCCACAACCATTGAAGATTCGAGCAGATATTGAGATGAAATGTTTTCAGTTTGATGGTGTTCTTCACATTAAG GAAGCTATGCGTAAGGCTGAAGCTGCTGGTAATGATGACTGCCCTGTTAAAATTAAACTTGTTGCTCCTCCAGCATATGTGCTCAATACTCAGACACTTGACAAG GAGCAAGGCATAGCGATCCTTACTAAAGCAATTGCAGCTTGCACTGAGGAAATAGAGCGTCACAAAGGAAAACTTGCTGTCAAGGAGGCTCCAAGAGCG GTGAGTGAACGGGAAGATAAATTGCTTGCTGAACAGATGGCTAAGCTCGGTCGCGAAAATGAGGAGATCAGTGGTGATGAAGATAGTGAAGAGGAGGAAGATTCCGGGATGGGAGAAGTTGATGTGGAGAACTCAGGAACTGGAATTAGAGAGTAA
- the LOC107864198 gene encoding eukaryotic translation initiation factor 2 subunit alpha homolog isoform X2 produces the protein MIQVKNMADSGAYISLLEYNNIEGMILFFELSRRRIWSISGLIKVGRIEPVMVLRVDKEKGYIDLSKRRVSEEDISACEKRYNKSKLVHSIMRHVAEIMGIDLEDLYIHVGWPLYRKYGHAFEAFKLVVSDPDSILNSLTREVKEIGPDGKEVTKVAPALSEEVKDALVKNIKRRMTPQPLKIRADIEMKCFQFDGVLHIKEAMRKAEAAGNDDCPVKIKLVAPPAYVLNTQTLDKEQGIAILTKAIAACTEEIERHKGKLAVKEAPRAVSEREDKLLAEQMAKLGRENEEISGDEDSEEEEDSGMGEVDVENSGTGIRE, from the exons ATGATACAGGTGAAAAACATGGCTGATAGTGGGGCCTACATTTCCCTTCTGGAGTACAATAACATTGAAGGAATGATCCTTTTCTTTGAGCTCTCTCGTCGTCGTATTTGGAGTATTAGTGGTCTTATCAAAGTTGGACGCATCGAACCTGTTATGGTTCTTAGGGTTGATAAGGAGAAAGGATATATCGATCTCAGTAAACGTAGGGTTTCTGAAGAAGATATTTCGGCTTGTGAGAAGAGGTATAATAAGAGTAAGCTTGTTCATTCTATCATGCGTCATGTTGCTGAAATCATGGGAATTGATCTGGAG GACTTGTACATTCATGTAGGTTGGCCTTTATACAGAAAATATGGTCatgcttttgag GCATTCAAATTGGTTGTCAGTGATCCAGATTCAATTCTTAATTCCCTCACCCGTGAAGTTAAAGAAATTGGCCCTGATGGGAAGGAG GTAACTAAGGTTGCTCCTGCTTTATCTGAGGAAGTTAAAGATGCATTAGTCAAGAATATTAAGAGAAGAATGACTCCACAACCATTGAAGATTCGAGCAGATATTGAGATGAAATGTTTTCAGTTTGATGGTGTTCTTCACATTAAG GAAGCTATGCGTAAGGCTGAAGCTGCTGGTAATGATGACTGCCCTGTTAAAATTAAACTTGTTGCTCCTCCAGCATATGTGCTCAATACTCAGACACTTGACAAG GAGCAAGGCATAGCGATCCTTACTAAAGCAATTGCAGCTTGCACTGAGGAAATAGAGCGTCACAAAGGAAAACTTGCTGTCAAGGAGGCTCCAAGAGCG GTGAGTGAACGGGAAGATAAATTGCTTGCTGAACAGATGGCTAAGCTCGGTCGCGAAAATGAGGAGATCAGTGGTGATGAAGATAGTGAAGAGGAGGAAGATTCCGGGATGGGAGAAGTTGATGTGGAGAACTCAGGAACTGGAATTAGAGAGTAA